The stretch of DNA tttgttaaaacccatgtttttgacttgtccgaggttcatgccatagcgacatctttactgattcagaatctgttcgatttttttgtttcagataaccagaagaactggaatcgtgtacgccatggcacaacttttttttgaacaccctcacttcaccagcatgtaactattctaattatgaatattttttttccgtcctatttttgttttattgttgaaagatagataaacgaataatgatataatggatagtaaaaatattctttgttttatttttacggagttcgaaaaaacgtccgaaattcgtgtctctacactagaatacccccttaagcaaTAATACAACGCAGAGCATGAAGGGGCGCCCAGGCATACATAGCCAAAAACTAAATGGGTATTGATATAGTGTGATGTTGTGTTGTTTCAGTTTTTGCGAAAATCAAAGAGAGGTTATTGGTTCCATGTACGGACAGGAGCAAGGAGCATGttttttactcaattgaaagatgaaatataatacggggaaaaaattgcaattgaaaattcttgaattttggcgccccaaaggtccagcgcccccggcaaatgccgggtttgccgcccgcaatttgtttcatttgttgttttgatacctataaatgttgttatacctataaatgttgttatacTCTAAAGAATATCAATGTTTTCattgttcaattatttatcttttagaatgaagtgttcggaatttgagtcgaaCCGGCACACCCTTCATTTCTGTGCTTGGGTAAAAAGTATTCGATAAATCTTAAACAATCCACATTGTAGAATGGAAAACCTGAAACTAAACCAATCAAAAGTTGGATGACATCCAACAGCGCCATCATCTAATAAAAagtcatcattttttttttgaattgttgCTGGACGCAACTATTTTATGTGCAAAACTGCAAATCATCCAAACAATTATCTCGGTGATTGGAGCTTGCTAATGCATTAGCACATAGTTGTTACAGACTAGTGCCTTCAATGTGACCTTCAAATGCTTTAACAATATTAATGCGATGTTTGTTCAATCCTTGGTTCGGTCCGTTACAGTTCAATTAATTTTGTTCTGGATGAATAATCAACAGCGGGAATAATCTGAACCGGGTCGGGAGTGCAATCGGAATCGAACAGAAGCATAACAAAACATCAAACATTGAAGATACGCGAGACCTCTCTCGACGCGCAGTTACGTGTATAGCAATTTTTTTTACGCACACTAGAATAGAATCATTATTCGTCTCCTTCATTGCCGTGATTCATGAATCCGAGCGGTAAGTTTGATCTGGCACACACCAGGTtgtgtttgtttctttgtttttaagaggctttaaactttgcagttcattcgcctccaaggCCAGGTTGTGTTGTATTTATATTCAACACAATCTGTTCATTGTTGACACCGTCTATATATGACAGACGCCGTGATTATTATGGAAATGTTCACAGAGCAACGAGATAATCGAATCCTATAAAAGGACTTAACAACAAGAACTAACAAAAGCGGATCGAGATAATTTATTCTCGTCAGTACAGTTCCAGATAATATTACAAAACAAACGTGATAACACTCAACAAGACGCGACAACCCATTCAGACCTTAGATGGTAGCTTGATGCAAACGGTTTTTGTTTCCAGGTACAGTTCAATGCCTTCCTTGCCCATTTCTCGCCCTATACCGGACTGCTTATAGCCACCGAAGGGAGCTTGATTTGTGACGGCCAGATACGTATTGACCCACACTGAACCGGCTTCCACGGCGTTACTGAACGTGAGCGCATTGTTCAGATTTTTGGTGACAATACCCGCTGCCAAACCGAAAGTGGTCGCATTCGCTCGTTCGATCGCTTCATCTAACGTTTTGAATTTGATGATACTCTGAACCGGTCCAAAGATTTCCTCCTTGGCGATTGTCATCTCGTCAGTCACATTCGCGAAAACTGTTGGCTCGATGAAGTAACCTTCCGCGCCGACACGGATGCCTCCGGCTTCCAGCGAAGCACCCTCCTTTTTGCCCTTCTCAATGTAACCCAGAATCTTCCCGAACTGGGTTTCATCGATCTGTGGTCCATGCTGAACGCCCTGGCCGAATGGATTGCCAACCTTGCGGGATTTTGCCAGTTCGGTAGCCTTTTTCACGAACGCATCGTAAATTCCCTCCTGGACGAAAGTGCGCGTGGCGGCGATACAGCATTGTCCCATATTCTCAAACACGCCAGCATACGCGATCTGTGCAGCCTCATCCACTGCAAATGTTTATTATTAATGACATGTCGCTTGACGGGTGGGATTAAACTTACCATCAACATCTTCGCAAATAACCAATGGACTCTTTCCTCCCAGCTCCAGAGATACCTTCTTCAGGGTACTCGCCGCAGCAGCCATGATGATCTTACCAACCTCCACGGATCCGGTGAATGCCACCTTTCTCACATCGGGATGGATGCTGATGGCATTGCCAGCGGTTGGACCATATCCGGGCAACATATTGATAACGCCAGCCGGGAATCCGGCTTCTTTGGCCAACGAACAAAGATACAACGCGGTAAGTGGGGTCTGCTCAGCCGGTTTCATAACAATTGTACAGCCAGCGGCCAGAGCGGGACCCCATTTCCACGCCAGCATCAGCATCGGGTAATTCCAGGGAACAATTTGTCCCACCACACCAACCGGCTCCTTTCTGGTGTAGGTAAGATGTGGTCCATCCGAAGGAACCGTCTCTCCACTGATCTTATCAGCCCAACCGGCATAATATCGCAAGGCATTCATTGAACCGTGCACATCGAAGACGGCACTCGCGTACGGTTTGCCATTGTCCAGCGATTCCAAACTTGCCAAATAGTGCAAATCACGTTCCATTAGTTCGGTTAGCTTGATCAGCAGTTTACCGCGAGCCGATGCGTCCATTTGACGCCAGGCGGATTTCCGATCGAATGCAGCTTTGGCTGCCTTGACAGCCAAGTCCACATCGGCCTTATCGGCCTCAGCAACATCGCAGATCTTCTTTCCCGTCGACGGATTGATCGTAGGGAATGTTTTGCCACTCACAGCATTCACAAATTCATTGTTGATGAAAATCTTTGTGCACTTGATCTCGGGATTTGGGTTGGCCATCTTTCAACAAACTCAAAAACTGATCAACGTGAGAAACAAAACGCGTCCGACTGCTACGAGAACTCCGCCTAAACTGCCGGCGAACTGAGACAGCAAAGTCGTTTAAATAAACACTATCAGCGAGGAGAGCTGCGCCGTCGTATATTTTTAGCATCGCCCGACGGCTATTTATCAGTGATCGTGCCTACGAACAACTATCCGACGTTTTATTTCTCTACCGGCTGTCGGGTTTGCCTTCCTTTTTGGCTGGCGATGGAGTGTTACTTCGTTTGCACCTCCACACCGGAGCTTATCATGACGATGAAGGCGTTGGATTGTTATGAGCTGCGCGCTTTAGTGTTTTCGAGAACTCGGTGCTTTGACTTCGCTGTTGAAGCGATAGATGGCAAGGATAGATAAGATAATGGCAGATTTGTCTTGTCATTGTTGCTTTGCATTTTCAGATTTGCACAAATAGCGAAAATGTTAAGTAGGTTTTAAAACAATATCATGTAGGAGAAatgaggttaaaatgaacagggttggtaaaatgaaccgGTGCTCAAATTCCCATAATTGAATTAAAAACCAATCGATACTTCTTGATTATCCTATTCTTAGAACATATGAAGCTATTTAGGACACCCTATTATGCATGAAACTGTTGAAagtagaaaagaaaaaaaaaataaaacagaaatttctctcacgGTAGCCATTCGGATATAATTTTGCGCGCATCGTATTTAATAAATTTCCCGTAAAATTGAAGttattcgacctgatatcttcgaaaaattatcagtttggacgactgttgtCATCTTACAGGTTagaggtaaacagatattttgtttgattacagcgattaattcgcattcgaaattactttgttgtttgggacAAAATGAGCCACCACCGGTCAACGAGttacaatgttatgttttctgGAGTTGATATATCTTATCACATGTCGCCTTTCAAGGTGTTCCTTTTATGGCTTTGGCTCTGgtaaaatatgccaccccaaacaaaaccaaacctcgatatgtgaagcgttatgtATTTCTTACTACATTTTCATACGCATGAGAATATTCTAATTattactctaggtgaataggctcAGATTATTTCATGGATACCTACTTTCTCAACAATGATTCAAGCAAAATTGGACATGAAACAACGTATAAATCTAACCCATTTAACATGACATGTACAggtgttcattttaccaccaccaggtgttcattttaaccgcacactaaaaaaatgtttgattttactactatttttcttttgaagaaatatgtactatttttattttttataataaaaccgtttgatatcCTAAACAACAATTAGTTGAGCTATaacattcttcgaagaacggagattgtagcggtatgtggacgcagtgAATGAGCATATTCCTTAGAGTGTCCATTTTAACCGGATATCCCCTATAGTGAAATTATTTCCTGGCAGTCTTCGATGACACTACACTGTGTTCTCACGAGACTGATATGGGTTAAATTCAATTGCATAATCGGGTGTAACAAATTAGAGGCCTGATGGATTTGATATTCTTTGAAAGCTGTCTAAAGCCTAATGTGATGTGAGGgttttctcgtgaaatttagtttctaCGACCTAATATCTTGAACCAATCATCAGTTTGGGCGACTGTTCCCGTATTCTAGGAGGgataaacagatattttgttaaatttttgCGATTAATtcacatagaaattactttgttggTTGGGGGGCAAAACGGCCAGTGGaggataacgacttacaatgttctgctTACTAAACTTGAGAGACTTTATCATAGTCTTGCTCTTGGAGTCCCTTTTGCTGTATgaaccctggaaaaatatgcctcCCCAACCAGAACCAAGTCTCACTATGCGGAGTGTTTCTAACTATATTTTTTACACATTACAAAATTTCAGTTAAGACTCTAGGTGGATAGGACAGGCTAATTCAATACCCGtatctactatttcaataatggtttcaacaaatttggacaagaaACAACGTATAAATCTATCACATTTAGCATGGTAAATGTTTAAATTTAGCACATGTGCGAGTTTCCATTTTATCTTACCTTACGCCACccttaaaaaaatgttcgattttacaGCATTTTTCCAATGATCGTGTACAAAAATAAGTTAAGCTAcattattcttcgaagaacgggaatTGTCGCAGAAAATGGGCATACTTCTTTGAATGGCCATTCAATACACACTTCCCCTATGTCACGTAAGATAGTTACGCTTTATAATCTGTAAAATAAACGTCACAGTGATAGTGGAACTATTTCCTGATAAAATTCGGTAGTGTTACATTGTGTTCACGCGAGAATGATATGGGTTAAGTCATATTCCACAATTCGGTGCAACAAATCATACAGGTGTTGTTGTCTTGTACTTAGAGGCGATTCCATAATAGAGGGGTCAAATTCGAAGCTCTCATCTACCAAAATTAGACCAGGACGCAGGATGATTATTTTCGACAGTTAATGAATAATCTGAGAGGTTTTCTTGCCTAAATTTTCAGTGGCGTCAGTAACCATACTTGAAAACAGCAGATTAACTTTTGCCCATGAAGAGTATGGAAGATACTCAAAATAAGAAGAATAGATTGATTTTTGATGCTCTGATTACATTAAATTTAATCCGATGTGAATTTTTCTTGCGCTACTTAGTTGGAAATTTATTACAGTTTTATAGGGATACTGTTGAACATtgcctatctatatatatatataaaaatctcgtgtcacgatgttcgtggtcgaactcctccgaaacggctcgaccgattttaataATATTATGCTCAAAAAAATTgctaggcatgagaataggtcgtaaactagatatgataccgctaggacaCCATTTACTATATATTCATTACCGATTAGGGTCGTCCTAtgtgaaaaaaatgtgaataattttgtttttgtattttttgcataaatttggcttgaaaaaattaaatacatccatatataaccaattttcattcCTATCTCCTATTTTCCATTTTATCATATTCGCCATTCCATATCTACCCTCCAAGTGTGATAGTTCACAATTCCAATTCCAACGTGTAACCGTGAAGCATCGCAATAAATCAAGTTTGTGTTTAGATAGTATACCAAGTGTTTAATTCTTACACAAGCCACATCCAAACGGTTTGGGCTTCCATAGAACCAAAGTGCAACGAGTATTCAGATTCCTGAACTATCAAAATCTAGccctccttcagccgaaggatccGCCATCTTAATGGTGTAATTCACCAAGGACTCTacggaaaaaaaagaagatagtctctaatatgtgttctatgtaacagGAAAACACATTCACAAATtgtcttcgataatgatttcatattaCGGATAAAGTTTTGGCGGAAATGCAAAGAGATTTCTAGAACAAACTTTAAGTTAGgactgtcttctaagtattaaaACAATATCGAGTAATGATTTTgattcaaattttagcaatttagaaTTGCTTCCGTGTCGTGTCatctcatctccatctccacatcacTCTCGGGCTCACTTTCTCATggtccaatgcaatacacggtCAAACCTTCATTGCTCGATATCCACGTGGAATATATCCTTCGTcgatcacaatcgattaattttgCAGATCGTtataacatttaaacacacttacaacacataagttatttgaggggcttagaatgaaaggggtgtaagtgatttgatcgatttctctacatcgactctctcttctggtcataacttagctgcaaatacattcccagttgtatttgacaatgtggaagataggtcagaacctcatctatcggattctatagcgaacataaattggaacttttttgcagttgagttattaactaacgaaaaagttgatgaagagaaatcgatcaagtcacttacaccccttgtatTCTAAGGCcctcattttttattgaacagccAAAATATTTACTGgatataatttatatggcagaataacgtttgccaggtcagctagtcttATGATCAATTTCTATCAGGGATTTGGGTGGAAATCTgtaggttaattttttttctgtaacttTCAGAATCGCGTAtcaattttagtaagagaaattgtTGTAGACAATCGATTTTAGATGTGGGAAAACTATACACTAGATTCTTTTTTATGCGATATTTTCCGtgattttttacgcgattttttttatgcaattctctctaaattacgcgatttttaaTGTGATTTTCTTGAAAATACGTAATTCTTCACTGCCTACCGTCGCTAGGAAGCTGGGAAGAGAACTTACGAAGAGATGAAATTATGCGAGAGCGTGTGCGAGTGTGGTTGTGACGAGCGCGCGCCGGTGATCGAGcaatcttttttgacgtaggattacgtcattcgggaacatattggagtacaaattgaaaatcgaaaatcgagcacatcgtgaaagatggccaatttcaaacgcttataactcagtcatttcaagatagattgatgatttttttgcgtcaatcgatttcggcactccataacaatttttcatgttgaagaaaataatatatgtcatgaaactaactatcgaacaattgaaaaatctcaaccattatctcaacggaaatacccacttctgattggtcaaaatttGCGACACATGCGGCAGGCCCctgacagagacatcaaaaccaagctgcctgggggaagtgggcattgcaaatacattgaagtattgggagcttttgttccctccgaaatgtgttccctaacagagacatctaagaCTAAGCTGCCTGGgttaaatcggcattgcaaatacatgaaagtagggggagtttttgttcctaccgaaatatattccctaacagagacatgaacaccaagctgcctgagagaaatcggtattgcaaatacatgaaagtaggggtctTTTGttactaccgaaatgtgttccctaacattaaaaccaaatcattatcaaagagtttaacgatgtaattcttcaaacatatccaaaatcaactgatagcctaacggaatcctacgtcaactaggcggtcgtgtctcggacacaaccttcctgtgccTTTTTAAGCATATCTCTCGAAATTACGCCATGTTTTTGTaggaaaaaac from Toxorhynchites rutilus septentrionalis strain SRP chromosome 3, ASM2978413v1, whole genome shotgun sequence encodes:
- the LOC129778408 gene encoding aldehyde dehydrogenase 1A1-like, with amino-acid sequence MANPNPEIKCTKIFINNEFVNAVSGKTFPTINPSTGKKICDVAEADKADVDLAVKAAKAAFDRKSAWRQMDASARGKLLIKLTELMERDLHYLASLESLDNGKPYASAVFDVHGSMNALRYYAGWADKISGETVPSDGPHLTYTRKEPVGVVGQIVPWNYPMLMLAWKWGPALAAGCTIVMKPAEQTPLTALYLCSLAKEAGFPAGVINMLPGYGPTAGNAISIHPDVRKVAFTGSVEVGKIIMAAAASTLKKVSLELGGKSPLVICEDVDVDEAAQIAYAGVFENMGQCCIAATRTFVQEGIYDAFVKKATELAKSRKVGNPFGQGVQHGPQIDETQFGKILGYIEKGKKEGASLEAGGIRVGAEGYFIEPTVFANVTDEMTIAKEEIFGPVQSIIKFKTLDEAIERANATTFGLAAGIVTKNLNNALTFSNAVEAGSVWVNTYLAVTNQAPFGGYKQSGIGREMGKEGIELYLETKTVCIKLPSKV